The stretch of DNA CCTTCTTCGACGTGGTGAGCCGCGCGTTCGCCAACCTGCTGGCCATCAGCCTGTCGCTGGCGGCCCCGCAGATGCTCTCCGCGTTCCTCACGGACCTGGCCATGGGCGCCGTCAACCGCGTGGCGCCCAACCTCCAGGTCTTCTTCATCGCCATGGCCATCAAGCCCATGGTGTCGGTGCTCATCGCGGCGCTCGCGCTGCACCTGCTCATCGGACGGTTCCAGGCGGAGTTCGTCCACATGCTGGAACTGCTCCAACGCGCCGTGCATCTGCTGGCCTGATTCCGAGCCGTCATGTCCGACGAGAAAACAGAGGAACCGAGTCAAAAGAAGCTCGATGACGCCCGGAAGAAGGGCCAGGTCTGGAAGAGCAAGGACCTGACGGGCGTCTTCGTCTTCCTCGTGGGCCTGGGCGCCGTGAAGGGCATGTGGGAGACGATTGTCGAGGAGCTGAAGACGCTCTTCCTCTTCACCTTCCAGTACATCTCCCAGCCGGACGAGCTGTCGCGCGCCACCTCCAACGCCATGACGATGGCGGTGCATACGACGCTGTTTCTCACGCTGCCGGTGGTGGCCGGTGGGGCCATCATCGCGGGGCTGGTGGAGTTCCTCCAGGTGGGGGCGCTCTTCACCATGGACCCGCTGATTCCCAAGCTCGAGAAGCTCAATCCCATCCAGGGCATCAAGAACATGTTCTCCAAGAAGACCTTGGTGGAGATGATCAAGAACCTGGTGAAGATCGGCGTTGCGGGCTACGTGGTCTTCGGCGTCGTGCGGGACATGCTCGACATGCTGCTCCAGACGGTGCGCATGGACACCGACGGGCTGATCGCGGTGATGGGCGAGATGGTCTACCGGGTCTGCACGCGCGTGGCGCTCGTCTTCCTGCTCTTCTCCATTTTCGACATCTGGTGGCAGCGCAAGGCCTTCATGAAGGAAATGATGATGTCGAAGGACGACGTCAAGAAGGAGTACAAGGAGAGCGAAGGCGACCCGCACCACAAGGCGCACCGCAAGCAGATGCACCAGGAAATCATGGAGGGGGCGCAGATGGAGGCCGTCAAGGACGCCGACGTCATCGTCACCAACCCCGACCACGTGGCGGTGGCCCTCCAGTACGACCGGGACAAGGACGCGGCCCCCCGGGTGCTCGCCAAGGGCATCGACTTCAAGGCCGAGCGCATCAAGGCGATTGCCCGCGAGTCGGACGTGCCCATGCTGCGCAACGTGCCGCTGGCGCACGCGCTCCTGCGCGTGGACGTGGGCCAGGACATCCCCGAGGAGCTGTACGACGCGGTGGCCGAGGTCCTCAACTTCGTCTACGGGCTGAAGACCGGGACGGGGGCAGGGGCGGGGGCCCCCTCGTGAGCCCCCGGAAATCCGGTATCATCCCGAACCCTCCCCGGAGCCAGGCATGCCCTTCATGAATGACGAGCCCGAGATCGCGATCGCGCTGAAGTACGATCAGAACAAGGACTCCGCGCCGCGCGTGGTGGCCAAGGGCATGCGGCTCAAGGCGGAGAAGATCCGGGAGATCGCCAAGCAGTACAACATCCCCTTGATGAAGAACCTGCCGCTGGCCAACGCCCTGTACCGCGTGGACGTGGGCCAGGAAGTGCCGGAGGAGCTCTATGACGCGGTGGCCGAGGTCCTCAACTTCGTCTACGCACTGCAGCAGGAACAGCAGGCGGGCGGGAAGCGTTGAGCGGGGACTGGACGGCAAGTCCCTTTCTGGAGTGAGGTGGGGTCCGCACCATGGCTAAAATCAACAATCAACCTCCAAAAGCGCCCCTCTGGCCCTGGGGAGGCCCTCGCTCGGTCCGCGAGCGGCTCGTTGATACCTCACAGGTCGACCGGCGGAAGGCGAAGAAAGCCGGAAACCCGAAAAACCCCGCCCTGGCCTCGGCGGCCCTGCTGGACTTCATCGGCCCGGCGCACTCCTCGGAAGAGATGCGGCTGCCGACGCCGCCCAGCCCCCGGGGCAACGACGCGCCCCTGGAGGGGTTCACGGACCGGCCGCACCTGGAGACGGTGTCTGGGCGGGGCGAGACGGACCAGCGCCGGATGCTCGAGCGGGGGCTCAGCCGCATCAACGCGCCCCCGGAGCGCCTGGAGCGGCTCAAGGCGCTGCTCCAGCGCGAGTCGCAGATGCTGACCCTGGTGGGCCAGGTCCACTCCGAGGTGGAGGAGATCTACCGCCGCATGCGCGAGGAGCAGAAGGACCAGGGGTACTAGCCGCATGGCCGCACCGGATTCCAACAGCCCCCAGGAAGAGGCGAAGCTCGTCGCGGCGCTGCAGCGCTGGGCGGATGGCAAGGCCACCCTGCGCGACGTGCGGGGCTACACGGACGAAGAACTCTACGCCATCGCCAAGACGGCCTACTTCTTCTTCTACCAGGGGCGCCTGAACGAGGCGCGCACGCTCTTCCAGGGGCTGTACGCCATCAACCCGGCGGACTCCTACTTCGCCAAGGCGCTGGGCGTGGTGGAGCTGGCCTCGGGCAACGCCCAGGGGGCCCTGGCCGCCTACGACGTGGCCATCAAGCTGTCGCCGAACGATGCCCAGGCCTACGTGGGCCGGGCCGAGGTGAAGCTGACCCTGGGCCAGAAGGCCCAGGCGGTGGAGGACCTGCGCCGCGCCGCGTCGCTCGTGCCCGAGGACGATCCCGTGGGGCGCAAGGCCGCCGCCATGGTTTCCACGCTGTCCAGGCGGTGATTCAGGCCGCTTCGGGGGTTACCGCCCAGAGCCCCTTGATCCAAGAATACCTGTTCTTGGTAACATTCTATCCGACTTGTAGCGAGTAACCCCCGTCTTCCCCAGAAGAGGATCCATCGATGTCGAACGCAAAGAATCCGGCGGCTCCCGCCTTTCCCCCCGAGCCTCCTGAGCTGGCCGCAGAGCGCGATCGCCTGTTGCCCGAACTGGAGAAGCAGGCCAAGGCGGCCACGGGGACGGCCCAGGCGGTGCTGCGTAAGCTGCACGAGCTGATGGCGCACACCCGGCCGGGCGCACCGTTCGACATTCAGATCTACGGGGACGTGAAGTCCGCGTTCGAGCGGTTCATGAAGGACCCCGTGCTGCCGCCCCCGGCGATCATCATGCAGTGCGTGGAGTTCATGCAGAAGCGCCTGGTGGCCTTCGGCTTCACCGGCCAGATGCAGCTGCCCCCGGGCGCGCCCCCGGTTCCCGCCGGGTTGGTGGAGACCCAGGTGAGCGCCCCGGCGGCGGCTCCGGCCCCGATGGCGGCCCCGGCCCCGGCCGGAGGCGGCATCAAGGACGGCTTCGAGGGCTCCGCGAAGCGCTCGCTGCAGATCAACCCGGAGGCCGCGCCGCCGCCGCCCGCGAACGCCCCGGAGAAGTCCGAGCAGCAGAAGCTCGAGTCCTTCAAGACGTGGATGAAGAATCCGAACGTCGGCAACGTGAAGGGCTGAGGCCCGTGGCCTGAGGCCGGAAATGATCCTGAAAAAGGGGAGGAAACTCCCGCCGGGGTCCGCCGATAATCAGGTCATAGCAGGTGCTTTTCTTCCAAACTCCCTTTCGAAAGTTCGAGGATACCCCCATGTCGCTGAACGGAATCGTGAACCAGGTGGCCGGCGGAGTTCGTGGCAACACCGCGACGGAGAACCAGTGGATTGCGAACGCGCCCCCTGAGATGCAGGGCCAGATGAAGGCGCAGCTGGAGATGCAGAAGATGCAGGAGATGGTGCAGCTGATCACGCAGATGATGAAGGCGATGCACGAGATGTCGATGAGCATCATCCGCAACATCGGCGGGTAATTCACCCTCCTGAAGTAGAAGCAGTCGAAACCGGCTTCGCGCGGACCTTCGGGTCTCGGGCGGAGCCGGTTCCGCTTTGCGGGCTTGGGGTCTGTCCTGGCGCCTGATGGCCGGGCCGCAGGCTGGCTCTCTCCCCGGGGTACCAGTCAGCACATTTTCGGAGTGAAGTGGAAACTCGAAAATAGGGCGTGCGATAATCCTTTCAAGCCTCTCCGGTGGAGCGGGGCCCCGCGGAGACGCGGGGGGCATGATGCCCTGCGGACTCCCGCTCCTACCTGACCAAACCCGAAGGAGAAAACCATGTCTACCAAGTCTATCGGAGCGAACAACCCGAACGTGAACGCCTGGGGCGCTGGCCTGAAGGCGGGCCTGAGCGCGGCCGATGCGCAGCTTGTGAAGACCGCCGTCGCGACGCTGGGTGAGTTCGCGAAGACCGCCGCCTCCACGCTCGATCAGCTGTCGAAGACCGCCGCCCCCGCGGCCGCCGCCCCCACCAACACCGCGACGGGCGCCCAGACGGACGCCCTGGACTGGGGTGGCAGCGCCAAGTCCCTGAACGACGTGTTCAACCTGGCGCTCAACGGCGCCCCGTCCTCCCCGGTGCCGGGCGACTCCGCGCACCCGTCGGGCAACCTGAAGACGGACCCCAAGACGGGCGTCGTCACCACCCCGGGCGGCTACAAGATCGAGGCCCTCAGCCAGTTCGACTGGAAGATCACCGGTCCGGACGGCAAGGAGACGAAGATCTGGGGCGACCCGCACGTGGCCGAGGGCGACGGCGGCACCTGGGACT from Stigmatella aurantiaca encodes:
- a CDS encoding SycD/LcrH family type III secretion system chaperone, with product MAAPDSNSPQEEAKLVAALQRWADGKATLRDVRGYTDEELYAIAKTAYFFFYQGRLNEARTLFQGLYAINPADSYFAKALGVVELASGNAQGALAAYDVAIKLSPNDAQAYVGRAEVKLTLGQKAQAVEDLRRAASLVPEDDPVGRKAAAMVSTLSRR
- the sctU gene encoding type III secretion system export apparatus subunit SctU encodes the protein MSDEKTEEPSQKKLDDARKKGQVWKSKDLTGVFVFLVGLGAVKGMWETIVEELKTLFLFTFQYISQPDELSRATSNAMTMAVHTTLFLTLPVVAGGAIIAGLVEFLQVGALFTMDPLIPKLEKLNPIQGIKNMFSKKTLVEMIKNLVKIGVAGYVVFGVVRDMLDMLLQTVRMDTDGLIAVMGEMVYRVCTRVALVFLLFSIFDIWWQRKAFMKEMMMSKDDVKKEYKESEGDPHHKAHRKQMHQEIMEGAQMEAVKDADVIVTNPDHVAVALQYDRDKDAAPRVLAKGIDFKAERIKAIARESDVPMLRNVPLAHALLRVDVGQDIPEELYDAVAEVLNFVYGLKTGTGAGAGAPS
- a CDS encoding EscU/YscU/HrcU family type III secretion system export apparatus switch protein, producing the protein MNDEPEIAIALKYDQNKDSAPRVVAKGMRLKAEKIREIAKQYNIPLMKNLPLANALYRVDVGQEVPEELYDAVAEVLNFVYALQQEQQAGGKR